One genomic window of Comamonas serinivorans includes the following:
- a CDS encoding MBL fold metallo-hydrolase, whose amino-acid sequence MTLVASPLQRFDLGRVSVLFGAKNGKYPDGNQVLVRGSDTRTAFDTPVVANHIGPEFDATELVLMGHVHEDHMAGLHRLPRATVYAHEADLPALQSWDGMVAAFGMHDPQRQADTLARFQRDFFYAPRPDAQPYADGRQWSLGQCTVRAIHMPGHTAGHSVLLVEPEGVAFIGDIDLSGFGPYYGDACSNLADFRRSLARLTELPARVWVTSHHRGVYTDRALFLRDLAAFTAKLDERAQRILGWLAEAPQTLDELVARRLLYPVGYEGAWVVDAETRTIGQHLDELMAEGQVRCDQGVYSRA is encoded by the coding sequence ATGACCCTCGTGGCTTCTCCCCTGCAGCGTTTCGACCTGGGCCGGGTGTCGGTGCTGTTTGGCGCGAAAAACGGCAAGTACCCCGACGGCAACCAGGTGCTGGTGCGCGGCAGCGACACGCGCACCGCGTTCGACACGCCGGTGGTCGCCAACCACATCGGCCCCGAGTTCGACGCCACCGAGCTGGTCCTCATGGGGCATGTGCACGAAGACCACATGGCCGGCCTGCACCGCCTGCCCCGCGCCACGGTGTACGCCCACGAGGCCGACCTGCCAGCCCTGCAGAGCTGGGACGGCATGGTGGCCGCCTTCGGCATGCACGATCCCCAGCGCCAGGCCGACACACTGGCGCGCTTTCAGCGCGATTTCTTCTACGCGCCCCGGCCCGATGCCCAGCCCTACGCCGACGGCCGGCAGTGGTCGCTGGGCCAGTGCACGGTGCGCGCCATCCACATGCCGGGCCACACGGCGGGGCACTCGGTGCTGCTGGTCGAGCCCGAGGGCGTGGCCTTCATCGGCGACATCGACCTGAGCGGCTTCGGCCCCTACTATGGCGACGCCTGCTCCAACCTGGCCGACTTCCGCCGCAGCCTGGCGCGCTTGACCGAGCTGCCGGCCCGGGTGTGGGTGACCTCGCACCACCGCGGCGTCTACACCGACCGCGCGCTGTTCCTGCGCGACCTGGCGGCCTTCACGGCCAAGCTCGACGAGCGCGCGCAGCGCATCCTGGGCTGGCTGGCCGAGGCGCCGCAGACGCTGGACGAGCTGGTGGCGCGCCGCCTGCTGTACCCCGTGGGCTACGAAGGCGCCTGGGTGGTCGATGCCGAGACCCGCACCATCGGCCAGCACCTGGACGAGCTGATGGCCGAAGGCCAGGTGCGCTGCGATCAAGGCGTGTACAGCCGGGCCTGA
- a CDS encoding DUF2145 domain-containing protein, whose amino-acid sequence MHFTISAHVRHVGALCAAACALAWAPPAVASATGQGSSLSTQFCAAGKPQTAAQQDRVLRFAATIRDTLQAGDDEVALIARSGLDLSRFGLRYSHAGVLLRGADGAEVPWSVRQLYYDCEHSRPRLFDQGLAGFLMSAEAPDRGFVSVVLLPRAQADRLRAVALDPARVSRLLASDYSANAYPFSTRYQNCNQWVAELLATAWAPLADGPQLRERAQTWLQQTGYAPTDVAIDSHLTKFVAGFMPLLHLDDHPSELQLGMRFQVSLPEAIEAYARDLAPTARRIEFCHDATRIVVREGWQAMASCKPAPGDRVIAL is encoded by the coding sequence ATGCATTTCACGATCTCGGCTCACGTCCGGCATGTCGGCGCCCTGTGCGCGGCCGCCTGCGCCCTGGCCTGGGCGCCGCCGGCCGTGGCCAGCGCCACCGGCCAGGGCAGCAGCCTGTCCACGCAGTTCTGCGCCGCCGGCAAGCCGCAGACGGCAGCGCAGCAGGACCGCGTGCTGCGCTTTGCCGCCACCATCCGCGACACGCTGCAGGCCGGTGACGACGAGGTGGCGCTGATCGCGCGCAGCGGGCTGGACCTGAGCCGCTTTGGCCTGCGCTACTCCCATGCCGGGGTGCTGCTGCGCGGCGCCGACGGGGCCGAGGTGCCCTGGTCGGTGCGCCAGCTCTACTACGACTGCGAGCACAGCCGTCCGCGCCTGTTCGACCAGGGCCTGGCCGGCTTCCTCATGAGCGCCGAGGCGCCGGACCGCGGCTTCGTCTCGGTGGTGCTGCTGCCGCGCGCCCAGGCCGACCGCCTGCGCGCGGTCGCGCTCGACCCGGCGCGCGTGTCGCGCCTGCTGGCGTCCGACTACAGCGCCAACGCCTACCCGTTCAGCACGCGCTACCAGAACTGCAACCAATGGGTGGCCGAGCTGTTGGCCACGGCCTGGGCCCCGCTGGCCGACGGCCCGCAGCTGCGCGAGCGCGCGCAAACCTGGCTGCAACAGACCGGCTATGCGCCCACGGACGTGGCCATCGATTCGCACCTCACCAAGTTCGTGGCCGGCTTCATGCCGCTGCTGCACCTGGACGACCACCCGAGCGAGTTGCAGCTGGGCATGCGCTTCCAGGTCAGCCTGCCCGAGGCCATCGAGGCCTATGCCCGCGACCTGGCGCCCACGGCACGGCGCATCGAGTTCTGCCACGACGCCACCCGCATCGTCGTGCGCGAGGGCTGGCAGGCCATGGCGTCGTGCAAGCCGGCTCCCGGTGATCGCGTGATCGCGCTGTGA